In one Balaenoptera ricei isolate mBalRic1 chromosome 20, mBalRic1.hap2, whole genome shotgun sequence genomic region, the following are encoded:
- the AATK gene encoding serine/threonine-protein kinase LMTK1 isoform X6 — protein MLACLCCKKGGIGFKEFENAEGEEYAADFSAQGSPAAAAQNGPDVYVLPLTEVSLPMAKQPGRSVQLLKSTDLGRHSLLYLEEIGHGWFGKVFLGEVNSGISSTQVVVKELKASASVQEQMQFLEEAQPYRALQHSNLLQCLAQCAEVTPYLLVMEFCPMGDLKGYLRSCRVAESMAPDPLTLQRMACEVACGVLHLHRNNYVHSDLALRNCLLTADLTVKIGDYGLSHGKYREDYFVTADQLWVPLRWIAPELVDEVHCNLLVVDQTKASNVWSLGVTIWELFELGAQPYPHHSDRQVLAYAVREQQLKLPKPQLQLTLSDRWYEVMQFCWLQPEQRPTAEEVHLLLSYLCAKGATEAEEEFERRWRSLRPGGGGAGPGLGAAGLALGGTGELAATSSFPLLEQFAGDSFHTDGDDVLTVTETSRGLNFEYKWEAGRGSEAFPPPEGALSPGRDARLQELCIPDGAPPGVVPVLSAHSPSVGSEYFIRLEDPAPAAGHDPDCAGCAPSTLAATLRPDGSDHDDDSDGSEAASLVMEPLLGHALPADGPWGHFDYYPCRSHARDLPCTSRSPSPSPETPMLAEPRGEDIDWGVGAFCPPFFEDPLGTSPSGSSGTRPSPGGEELGEAEMPRAAQHRHWSSNVSANNNSGSRAPEFWVLGLSGYTDCCPGVKQALQTVPELGHPLIPEDRREPLLGPKGASSGKKLGRCLGLPHLYPAEGLTPAPCLVTFPWIEAARSGGDSPQAEPRLAEEAEGSAGLQLPLPSIPSPSQEGALLPAEEASTPPTLPASPMPTGSPQPATEPVQALDSDSGSSFPELEAPGSEDEDTTEATSGVFTDLSSDGPQAEKPDVTPAFRSLQKQVGTPDSLDSLDIPSSASDGGSEVFSPLAVGTPGGQPRALDSGYDTENYESPEFVLKEAHEPCEPEAFEELASEGESPGPETRLSASLGGLSEKNPYRDSAYFSDLDTEPEPPLGPKETQGGVPVPGPEPDLESPKSPRLPSAQPSPELGMLGEAQGSGPREVPPLPLPEDSSPEPTACPRGPRLEPPWPQDPAQVPPMPSPGRSKIFLLTPVRPSSGSHRPELQETLALLSGSGLQERTGGPGAPRTPLCLALPAVPAAPEARPEEEEEDSEDSDESDEELRCYSIQEPSEESEEEAPPVPVVVAESQSARNLRSLLKMPNLLSEAFCEDLERKKKAVSFFDDVTVYLFDQESPTRELGEPFPGAKESSPTFPAGSPGSPSTPGRHRRADCSPDSPAAEEGGGFEWDDGLPLTPAQEPVPRVPAAPPKPAKPSPFSRFTVSPAPASRFSITHVSDSDSGSVGGEVAVGLAGGDTESGQW, from the exons TGCAGCTGCTCAAGTCCACAGATCTGGGCCGGCACAGCCTCCTGTACCTGGAGGAGATTGGCCACGGCTGGTTTGGGAAG GTATTCCTCGGGGAGGTGAACTCGGGCATCAGCAGCACCCAGGTGGTGGTGAAGGAGCTGAAGGCGAGCGCCAGCGTGCAGGAGCAGATGCAGTTCCTGGAGGAGGCGCAGCCCTACAG GGCCCTGCAGCACAGCAACCTGCTCCAGTGCCTGGCCCAGTGCGCCGAGGTGACGCCCTACCTGTTGGTGATGGAGTTCTGCCCGATG GGGGACCTCAAGGGCTACCTGCGGAGCTGTCGGGTGGCAGAGTCCATGGCGCCCGACCCTCTGACCCTGCAGCGCATGGCCTGTGAGGTGGCCTGTGGCGTTCTGCACCTGCATCGCAACAACTATGTGCACAG tGACCTGGCCCTGAGGAACTGCCTGCTCACAGCCGACCTGACGGTGAAGATCGGCGACTATGGCCTGTCTCACGGCAAATACAGG GAGGACTACTTTGTGACGGCTGACCAGCTGTGGGTGCCACTGCGCTGGATCGCGCCTGAGCTGGTGGACGAGGTGCACTGCAATCTGCTGGTGGTGGACCAGACCAAGGCCAGCAACGTGTG GTCCCTGGGCGTGACCATCTGGGAGCTCTTTGAGCTGGGAGCGCAGCCCTATCCCCACCACTCCGACCGGCAGGTGCTGGCCTATGCTGTCCGGGAGCAGCAGCTCAAGCTGCCCAAGCCCCAGCTGCAGCTGACCCTCTCTGACCGCTG GTATGAGGTGATGCAGTTCTGCTGGCTGCAGCCTGAGCAGCGGCCGACGGCCGAGGAGGTGCACCTGCTGCTGTCCTACCTGTGTGCCAAGGGTGCCACCGAGGCGGAGGAGGAGTTTGAGCGGCGCTGGCGCTCACTGCGGCCTGGCGGGGGCGGCGCGGGCCCCGGGCTGGGGGCGGCAGGCCTGGCACTGGGGGGCACGGGCGAGCTTGCGGCCACCTCATCCTTCCCACTGCTGGAGCAGTTTGCTGGCGACAGCTTCCACACGGATGGTGACGACGTGCTGACGGTGACCGAGACGAGCCGTGGCCTCAACTTCGAGTACAAGTGGGAAGCCGGCCGCGGCTCCGAGGCCTTCCCGCCGCCTGAGGGCGCACTGAGTCCGGGCCGAGACGCACGTCTGCAGGAGCTCTGCATCCCTGACGGCGCTCCCCCAGGCGTGGTGCCGGTGCTCAGCGCTCACAGCCCCTCGGTGGGCAGCGAGTACTTCATCCGCCTGGAAGACCCCGCGCCTGCCGCAGGCCACGACCCCGACTGCGCCGGCTGTGCCCCCAGCACCCTCGCCGCCACCCTGCGCCCCGACGGCAGTGACCACGACGATGACTCTGACGGCAGCGAGGCCGCCTCGCTGGTCATGGAGCCACTGCTGGGCCACGCGCTGCCCGCTGATGGCCCCTGGGGCCACTTCGACTACTACCCATGCAGGAGCCATGCCCGTGACCTGCCTTGCACCTCACgctcaccctcaccctcaccgGAGACCCCAATGCTGGCGGAGCCCAGAGGAGAGGATATTGACTGGGGCGTGGGGGCATTCTGCCCGCCCTTCTTTGAGGACCCGCTGGGCACATCCCCCTCCGGGAGCTCTGGGACCCGACCGTCCCCAGGTGGGGAAGAGCTGGGGGAGGCTGAGATGCCCAGGGCTGCCCAGCACAGACACTGGAGCTCCAATGTATCTGCCAACAACAACAGCGGCAGCCGAGCGCCAGAATTCTGGGTCCTGGGCCTCTCAGGCTACACGGACTGCTGCCCTGGTGTGAAGCAGGCCCTACAGACCGTCCCTGAGCTGGGCCATCCTCTGATCCCAGAGGACCGTAGAGAGCCTCTCCTTGGGCCAAAGGGGGCCTCCTCTGGTAAGAAGCTGGGCCGCTGCCTTGGCCTCCCCCATCTGTATCCTGCTGAGGGCCTGACACCTGCCCCGTGCCTGGTCACATTCCCCTGGATAGAGGCAGCCAGAAGTgggggtgacagcccccaggcagagcccaggctTGCAGAGGAGGCCGAGGGCTCTGCTGGACTCCAGCTGCCCCTTCCCTCCATCCCATCCCCATCCCAAGAGGGAGCCCTACTTCCTGCCGAGGAGGCCAGCACCCCGCCCACCCTGCCTGCCTCACCCATGCCCACTGGCAGCCCACAGCCTGCCACCGAGCCAGTCCAGGCCCTGGACAGCGACAGTGGCAGCAGCTTCCCTGAGCTGGAGGCACCAGGCAGTGAAGACGAGGACACGACTGAGGCCACTTCTGGTGTCTTCACTGACTTGTCCAGCGATGGCCCACAGGCTGAGAAACCAGATGTGACACCAGCCTTCCGCTCCCTACAGAAGCAGGTGGGGACCCCCGACTCCCTGGACTCCCTGGACATCCCATCCTCAGCCAGTGATGGCGGCTCTGAGGTCTTCAGCCCATTAGCTGTTGGCACCCCTGGCGGGCAGCCCCGAGCCCTGGACAGCGGCTATGACACGGAGAACTACGAGTCCCCTGAGTTTGTACTCAAGGAGGCGCATGAGCCCTGTGAGCCTGAGGCCTTTGAGGAGTTGGCCTCAGAGGGTGAGAGCCCCGGGCCAGAGACTCGTCTTTCCGCCTCCCTGGGTGGCCTCAGCGAGAAGAATCCCTATCGCGACTCTGCCTACTTCTCAGACCTGGACACGGAGCCAGAGCCCCCCTTGGGCCCCAAGGAGACGCAAGGAGGTGTCCCAGTCCCTGGGCCAGAGCCCGATCTGGAGAGCCCGAAGAGCCCCAGGCTGCCGTCTGCACAGCCCTCCCCTGAGTTGGGGATGCTTGGGGAGGCACAGGGCTCTGGCCCCAGGGAGGTGCCGCCACTGCCACTGCCTGAGGACTCTTCCCCAGAGCCAACCGCctgccccaggggccccaggctggAGCCTCCCTGGCCCCAAGACCCAGCCCAGGTGCCACCCATGCCCAGCCCCGGGCGCTCTAAGATTTTCCTGCTGACTCCGGTGCGGCCCAGCTCAGGAAGCCACCGCCCCGAGCTCCAGGAGACCCTGGCACTGCTGTCAGGGTCGGGCCTGCAGGAACGGACAGGGGGCCCAGGTGCCCCCAGAACCCCACTCTGCCTGGCCCTGCCGGCAGTCCCCGCGGCGCCAGAGGCGCGgccggaggaggaagaggaggacagcGAAGACAGCGACGAGTCGGACGAGGAGCTCCGCTGCTACAGCATCCAGGAGCCGAGCGAGGAGAGCGAAGAGGAGGCGCCGCCTGTGCCAGTGGTGGTGGCGGAGAGCCAGAGTGCGCGCAACCTGCGCAGCCTGCTTAAGATGCCCAACCTGCTGTCTGAGGCCTTCTGCGAGGACCTGGAGCGCAAGAAGAAAGCCGTGTCCTTCTTCGACGACGTCACCGTCTACCTCTTCGACCAG GAAAGCCCCACCCGGGAGCTCGGGGAGCCCTTCCCCGGCGCCAAGGAGTCGTCCCCCACGTTCCCGGCGGGCAGCCCGGGCTCCCCCAGCACCCCAGGCCGGCATCGGCGGGCTGACTGCTCCCCCGACAGCCCCGCGGCCGAAGAGG GCGGAGGGTTCGAGTGGGACGATGGCCTCCCGCTGACGCCGGCCCAGGAGCCAGTCCCGCGCGTCCCTGCTGCGCCCCCCAAGCCCGCCAAGCCCAGCCCCTTCTCTCGCTTCACTGTCTCACCAGCGCCTGCGTCCCGCTTCTCCATCACGCACGTCTCCGACTCGGACTCCGGGTCCGTGGGAGGTGAGGTTGCGGTGGGGCTGGCGGGAGGGGATACCGAGTCAGGACAGTGGTGA
- the AATK gene encoding serine/threonine-protein kinase LMTK1 isoform X5, with product MLRGKSTRPTSRHRAPRRQQLRTGPTCTSCHSPRSPCLWPSSPGVQAGNPHGRCRAHTPEVKVQLLKSTDLGRHSLLYLEEIGHGWFGKVFLGEVNSGISSTQVVVKELKASASVQEQMQFLEEAQPYRALQHSNLLQCLAQCAEVTPYLLVMEFCPMGDLKGYLRSCRVAESMAPDPLTLQRMACEVACGVLHLHRNNYVHSDLALRNCLLTADLTVKIGDYGLSHGKYREDYFVTADQLWVPLRWIAPELVDEVHCNLLVVDQTKASNVWSLGVTIWELFELGAQPYPHHSDRQVLAYAVREQQLKLPKPQLQLTLSDRWYEVMQFCWLQPEQRPTAEEVHLLLSYLCAKGATEAEEEFERRWRSLRPGGGGAGPGLGAAGLALGGTGELAATSSFPLLEQFAGDSFHTDGDDVLTVTETSRGLNFEYKWEAGRGSEAFPPPEGALSPGRDARLQELCIPDGAPPGVVPVLSAHSPSVGSEYFIRLEDPAPAAGHDPDCAGCAPSTLAATLRPDGSDHDDDSDGSEAASLVMEPLLGHALPADGPWGHFDYYPCRSHARDLPCTSRSPSPSPETPMLAEPRGEDIDWGVGAFCPPFFEDPLGTSPSGSSGTRPSPGGEELGEAEMPRAAQHRHWSSNVSANNNSGSRAPEFWVLGLSGYTDCCPGVKQALQTVPELGHPLIPEDRREPLLGPKGASSGKKLGRCLGLPHLYPAEGLTPAPCLVTFPWIEAARSGGDSPQAEPRLAEEAEGSAGLQLPLPSIPSPSQEGALLPAEEASTPPTLPASPMPTGSPQPATEPVQALDSDSGSSFPELEAPGSEDEDTTEATSGVFTDLSSDGPQAEKPDVTPAFRSLQKQVGTPDSLDSLDIPSSASDGGSEVFSPLAVGTPGGQPRALDSGYDTENYESPEFVLKEAHEPCEPEAFEELASEGESPGPETRLSASLGGLSEKNPYRDSAYFSDLDTEPEPPLGPKETQGGVPVPGPEPDLESPKSPRLPSAQPSPELGMLGEAQGSGPREVPPLPLPEDSSPEPTACPRGPRLEPPWPQDPAQVPPMPSPGRSKIFLLTPVRPSSGSHRPELQETLALLSGSGLQERTGGPGAPRTPLCLALPAVPAAPEARPEEEEEDSEDSDESDEELRCYSIQEPSEESEEEAPPVPVVVAESQSARNLRSLLKMPNLLSEAFCEDLERKKKAVSFFDDVTVYLFDQESPTRELGEPFPGAKESSPTFPAGSPGSPSTPGRHRRADCSPDSPAAEEGGGFEWDDGLPLTPAQEPVPRVPAAPPKPAKPSPFSRFTVSPAPASRFSITHVSDSDSGSVGGEVAVGLAGGDTESGQW from the exons TGCAGCTGCTCAAGTCCACAGATCTGGGCCGGCACAGCCTCCTGTACCTGGAGGAGATTGGCCACGGCTGGTTTGGGAAG GTATTCCTCGGGGAGGTGAACTCGGGCATCAGCAGCACCCAGGTGGTGGTGAAGGAGCTGAAGGCGAGCGCCAGCGTGCAGGAGCAGATGCAGTTCCTGGAGGAGGCGCAGCCCTACAG GGCCCTGCAGCACAGCAACCTGCTCCAGTGCCTGGCCCAGTGCGCCGAGGTGACGCCCTACCTGTTGGTGATGGAGTTCTGCCCGATG GGGGACCTCAAGGGCTACCTGCGGAGCTGTCGGGTGGCAGAGTCCATGGCGCCCGACCCTCTGACCCTGCAGCGCATGGCCTGTGAGGTGGCCTGTGGCGTTCTGCACCTGCATCGCAACAACTATGTGCACAG tGACCTGGCCCTGAGGAACTGCCTGCTCACAGCCGACCTGACGGTGAAGATCGGCGACTATGGCCTGTCTCACGGCAAATACAGG GAGGACTACTTTGTGACGGCTGACCAGCTGTGGGTGCCACTGCGCTGGATCGCGCCTGAGCTGGTGGACGAGGTGCACTGCAATCTGCTGGTGGTGGACCAGACCAAGGCCAGCAACGTGTG GTCCCTGGGCGTGACCATCTGGGAGCTCTTTGAGCTGGGAGCGCAGCCCTATCCCCACCACTCCGACCGGCAGGTGCTGGCCTATGCTGTCCGGGAGCAGCAGCTCAAGCTGCCCAAGCCCCAGCTGCAGCTGACCCTCTCTGACCGCTG GTATGAGGTGATGCAGTTCTGCTGGCTGCAGCCTGAGCAGCGGCCGACGGCCGAGGAGGTGCACCTGCTGCTGTCCTACCTGTGTGCCAAGGGTGCCACCGAGGCGGAGGAGGAGTTTGAGCGGCGCTGGCGCTCACTGCGGCCTGGCGGGGGCGGCGCGGGCCCCGGGCTGGGGGCGGCAGGCCTGGCACTGGGGGGCACGGGCGAGCTTGCGGCCACCTCATCCTTCCCACTGCTGGAGCAGTTTGCTGGCGACAGCTTCCACACGGATGGTGACGACGTGCTGACGGTGACCGAGACGAGCCGTGGCCTCAACTTCGAGTACAAGTGGGAAGCCGGCCGCGGCTCCGAGGCCTTCCCGCCGCCTGAGGGCGCACTGAGTCCGGGCCGAGACGCACGTCTGCAGGAGCTCTGCATCCCTGACGGCGCTCCCCCAGGCGTGGTGCCGGTGCTCAGCGCTCACAGCCCCTCGGTGGGCAGCGAGTACTTCATCCGCCTGGAAGACCCCGCGCCTGCCGCAGGCCACGACCCCGACTGCGCCGGCTGTGCCCCCAGCACCCTCGCCGCCACCCTGCGCCCCGACGGCAGTGACCACGACGATGACTCTGACGGCAGCGAGGCCGCCTCGCTGGTCATGGAGCCACTGCTGGGCCACGCGCTGCCCGCTGATGGCCCCTGGGGCCACTTCGACTACTACCCATGCAGGAGCCATGCCCGTGACCTGCCTTGCACCTCACgctcaccctcaccctcaccgGAGACCCCAATGCTGGCGGAGCCCAGAGGAGAGGATATTGACTGGGGCGTGGGGGCATTCTGCCCGCCCTTCTTTGAGGACCCGCTGGGCACATCCCCCTCCGGGAGCTCTGGGACCCGACCGTCCCCAGGTGGGGAAGAGCTGGGGGAGGCTGAGATGCCCAGGGCTGCCCAGCACAGACACTGGAGCTCCAATGTATCTGCCAACAACAACAGCGGCAGCCGAGCGCCAGAATTCTGGGTCCTGGGCCTCTCAGGCTACACGGACTGCTGCCCTGGTGTGAAGCAGGCCCTACAGACCGTCCCTGAGCTGGGCCATCCTCTGATCCCAGAGGACCGTAGAGAGCCTCTCCTTGGGCCAAAGGGGGCCTCCTCTGGTAAGAAGCTGGGCCGCTGCCTTGGCCTCCCCCATCTGTATCCTGCTGAGGGCCTGACACCTGCCCCGTGCCTGGTCACATTCCCCTGGATAGAGGCAGCCAGAAGTgggggtgacagcccccaggcagagcccaggctTGCAGAGGAGGCCGAGGGCTCTGCTGGACTCCAGCTGCCCCTTCCCTCCATCCCATCCCCATCCCAAGAGGGAGCCCTACTTCCTGCCGAGGAGGCCAGCACCCCGCCCACCCTGCCTGCCTCACCCATGCCCACTGGCAGCCCACAGCCTGCCACCGAGCCAGTCCAGGCCCTGGACAGCGACAGTGGCAGCAGCTTCCCTGAGCTGGAGGCACCAGGCAGTGAAGACGAGGACACGACTGAGGCCACTTCTGGTGTCTTCACTGACTTGTCCAGCGATGGCCCACAGGCTGAGAAACCAGATGTGACACCAGCCTTCCGCTCCCTACAGAAGCAGGTGGGGACCCCCGACTCCCTGGACTCCCTGGACATCCCATCCTCAGCCAGTGATGGCGGCTCTGAGGTCTTCAGCCCATTAGCTGTTGGCACCCCTGGCGGGCAGCCCCGAGCCCTGGACAGCGGCTATGACACGGAGAACTACGAGTCCCCTGAGTTTGTACTCAAGGAGGCGCATGAGCCCTGTGAGCCTGAGGCCTTTGAGGAGTTGGCCTCAGAGGGTGAGAGCCCCGGGCCAGAGACTCGTCTTTCCGCCTCCCTGGGTGGCCTCAGCGAGAAGAATCCCTATCGCGACTCTGCCTACTTCTCAGACCTGGACACGGAGCCAGAGCCCCCCTTGGGCCCCAAGGAGACGCAAGGAGGTGTCCCAGTCCCTGGGCCAGAGCCCGATCTGGAGAGCCCGAAGAGCCCCAGGCTGCCGTCTGCACAGCCCTCCCCTGAGTTGGGGATGCTTGGGGAGGCACAGGGCTCTGGCCCCAGGGAGGTGCCGCCACTGCCACTGCCTGAGGACTCTTCCCCAGAGCCAACCGCctgccccaggggccccaggctggAGCCTCCCTGGCCCCAAGACCCAGCCCAGGTGCCACCCATGCCCAGCCCCGGGCGCTCTAAGATTTTCCTGCTGACTCCGGTGCGGCCCAGCTCAGGAAGCCACCGCCCCGAGCTCCAGGAGACCCTGGCACTGCTGTCAGGGTCGGGCCTGCAGGAACGGACAGGGGGCCCAGGTGCCCCCAGAACCCCACTCTGCCTGGCCCTGCCGGCAGTCCCCGCGGCGCCAGAGGCGCGgccggaggaggaagaggaggacagcGAAGACAGCGACGAGTCGGACGAGGAGCTCCGCTGCTACAGCATCCAGGAGCCGAGCGAGGAGAGCGAAGAGGAGGCGCCGCCTGTGCCAGTGGTGGTGGCGGAGAGCCAGAGTGCGCGCAACCTGCGCAGCCTGCTTAAGATGCCCAACCTGCTGTCTGAGGCCTTCTGCGAGGACCTGGAGCGCAAGAAGAAAGCCGTGTCCTTCTTCGACGACGTCACCGTCTACCTCTTCGACCAG GAAAGCCCCACCCGGGAGCTCGGGGAGCCCTTCCCCGGCGCCAAGGAGTCGTCCCCCACGTTCCCGGCGGGCAGCCCGGGCTCCCCCAGCACCCCAGGCCGGCATCGGCGGGCTGACTGCTCCCCCGACAGCCCCGCGGCCGAAGAGG GCGGAGGGTTCGAGTGGGACGATGGCCTCCCGCTGACGCCGGCCCAGGAGCCAGTCCCGCGCGTCCCTGCTGCGCCCCCCAAGCCCGCCAAGCCCAGCCCCTTCTCTCGCTTCACTGTCTCACCAGCGCCTGCGTCCCGCTTCTCCATCACGCACGTCTCCGACTCGGACTCCGGGTCCGTGGGAGGTGAGGTTGCGGTGGGGCTGGCGGGAGGGGATACCGAGTCAGGACAGTGGTGA